From the Sebastes fasciatus isolate fSebFas1 chromosome 9, fSebFas1.pri, whole genome shotgun sequence genome, the window aaaacggaCATGCCTTTTCCTTATGTgttctagtctcatatgatacctgtatcttcactccagctttaaaactgagccgctacaaccttaaaatcaaagttgtgttaatgcattaaagaaatgaatggcactaaaacatatttgctttaacacattaactttgacagccctggttataatctttaatattttcacCAAATCAAACCAAGTGTTTGATTCTACCTTTAGTCAGTTGTTATTGCTGTAGTCAGTGGAGCCGTATGTGTACTCAGTAATGATCTCTCTGGGCGGTGGGCTTCATGGTTAGTGACTGAGTCCGCCATAGATTCAGACTCATGACACATTGAGAGGAAACGATGCAGCACGTTATCAGTGATGCTGTTTGTAAGCTGCTCTGATTGATATCAGCCTCACTGTCTCCTGTTCACTCTCCTACAGCCAGATCTGAGCTGCATAGACttactgctaatgctaacacaacaattcctgctgctgctgcttcacattaaaacacctcaACTGGACAAACACagtggacttttattgtgaagcagccaCAGGAAACCCAACGTATTCATCACTGAggacaaaaaaaaggagagaccatagacatatatatgtctatatatatatatatatatatatgtgtctatatatatatatatatatatatacatagacatgtatacatagacatatataaatTACATAGACGGGCTCCTAAAAATCAGGGAAAGGGCTATAAATTAACGAAATTTTAAGATGATCGAGGGGGCCGAAAACTGGAGCTCTGGCCCTTTCCCCCGCGGAGTTATGATATTTCAAAGTTTTCCCAAATTGTCTGCGCTCTCAGCGCAACCCTTCATCTGTCCACCAGATGGCAGGCTCTTTGGGTATTGACATTGAACGGGGTTGTCCTTAATCATTCGGGTATTGCCATCGGACGATGCCCAAAATATGACCTTAATTGGTTAAAGGTCAAGAAAGGTCAACGCGTCCACTGGTAATACATTAACATTGACATTTTCTGTGTTTATATTTCCAAAACCATTGATTTGTTCCTTCCCTAGAGGCGGAgcttcccgtgtgccaagtttGAAGTAAATCAGAGAAATTTGATAAAATGGCTCAAAACACTCTGAGAGACAGAAATCCAATTCCAAGTCGCTACGATTGGCCGAGGTATTGCCATTGGACAAGGTCCACTCGGCATGCCTGAAGCTCTGCAGTAAGGTATGTGAAGTGGACTTGATTTGTCCACTTCACATACCTTACTGCAGAACCTCGGGTATGCCGAGTGGACAGAGGCCATATCTACAAAGTGCCTTGGGCAAGGAGGCTGAAAGCTACAGGGCTAGTTCCTGGAGGCCAAGGCACCAATCGCTGCATCGGGCTGAAGCGTCCAATGCagcgtctatgtatatatttctatgGGAGATTTCATGActcaagcggccgaaatgggtttcctcaggagggtggctggcgtctcccttagagatagggtaagaagctcagtcatccgtgagggactcggagtagagtccttgctcctttgcgtcgaaaggagccagttgaggtggttcgggcatctagcacggatgcctcctgggcgcctcccttgggaggtgttccaggcacgaccagctgggaggagaccacggggaagacccaggactagatggagagattatatctctactctggcctaggaacgcctcgggatcccccagtcagagctggttaatgtggcccgggaaagggaagtttggggtcccctgctggagctgttgcccccgcgacccgatcccggataagcggttgaagatggatggatggactggGCGTGCCGACCCTCTATGCCCgaccctactctgcctctgtttgGCTATACCCTTCCAGATGTTCCAGGCGTCTGCTAAACGCTAACATTAGCCTAGCTATAGTGCTAACCAGCGCAATGAACTAGAAAGActgaatattggcagttttatgaAAATTGATGGTGAATCAAagtgaatttaataatgaaatagcATACGAAAATTGTAAAAAACGTACCGTCGTTggtttgtagtggccaaacggcggtactacaacatccgtgtccatcacgtgatgccattgggacGATTTTTAGTAGTTTTGTTCTACAAAAGAACCTAGATATTGCTACTGATGGATAATACACACCAAGTCAAAGTTGTGACAAGCATTATTGTGTGATTAGttgaagaatcacacaaaataccagttttgcagtgttgttttttgcacaatttatttttgaaattggcaagtttctgagaaataaaaaggcAGCTGGccataaataacaaattataacttttttaaatataaaaactcCACAATCTTATACACACTTTATTCTGCTTTCATGACATAATTTACCACACCGCCTTTATTAGTGCACAGCGGACTGGAGTAGATCCTGAAATTAGCACCGCTATGTACTGAATCCACAATCATGAAATACTGAAAGATTCACTTATTGTTCTGCGTACTGCCGACTAAATGAAGGATTAAGTTTGCAGACTGTAAACACTGAAGTATACTCAAGCAAGACGCATCACATGACTGATGGCCGGGCCGGTCTCAAGGCACCCTGTCAGCGGCTCCGTCACATCTCCAAAACCGTTGCAAGACATTTCCAAACAGGCGTTATTTGGATAAACTGAACACATCTTGGGAATCTAAGTTTACTTTCTCGCATTAATAcatattaaaactaaataaagtgacatattaacagcttttatctCACATGACTGACGGCCGGTCTCAAGGCACCGCGCCAGCGGCTCCGTCACGTCTCCATAAATATACttaaacaataaatatttgtgtatttCTACAGGACTCCAGGCTGAAGAAAATCACAACTCaacaggtaaataaaaaaagagaaataaagaaataaagtcaagtctcagtttaatcttttcttaaattcacctcttttactgacgactctcttgtttctgttcagagtccgtcaggttggtgggaggagacagtcgctgtgcaggaacactggagctgaaacatcagggagactggagaccagtggGTAACTATTACTCTGACTGGACCCTGAAGGCAGCAGCTGCTGCCTGCAGAGActtggactgtggctctgctgtttctgtagaacagagagaggagtccTCACAGAGATCTGTGTGGTTGATCAGGTCTGTctgtgttcagtctggatctgctctgagggagtgtgcaaCATCAGGTTACTCTAACTCCATCCTgaatctcacctgctcaggtaagcccatcagtgacatcatcagtgacatcatctatgacagtaatgtacCCATAATGACTCACACATGCAGCAGCTAGAATCCCAGCAGACTGTCTCCAGCAGCCATGATGGAGTCTGTTGATCTGCTGCCTCCGTAAATCAGCTGCTGAATGCACCAAGATATATATCTGTAGATGTGAAATaggcttgtcgcggtagtcggtgttacatggtggtcgggcacacaccgattacattacgtccCCACCGTCCCCACCGTCCCCACCGTCCCCACCGTCCTCACCCTCGTCTTGCTTTTTATACAgtaataaaacccatttacttTATGTTGGTGtgtcagcggcatgttatcaacagatagtcagacgacggacgctacgATCTGAAAGTGAATTCATCTGCTCCGTAAggagtcagctcagagtagcaggagtcaggtTTCACACacgacaagacgatggcggaggatttggtgtcgaagcgaaaagcaaacgcacctatttggcaatatttcagatttaaacccaaatgCTGTGATGGATCCacaacgttaatgaggtaatctccgtgaggaggacagagcggtcacagccggtgtgtgcggcgcagcggcgccaggtagacctcTACAGCTCCTCAACAAAAGCTCTACTGGAGAGGcgagacacaccgccacccggcGGTAGAGATCAGAGTCAGCACGCTACACATGTTGACCGTACTCtgttcttgtaaaatgtccggtgtaatacATGTCTGCTGCTTCAGGAGTCCCCTCGGCCAACCAGCAACCAGCCTGAAAGGACTCCTTCTTCAGCTTTACAGCTTTCTGGAGATGAACTCATGTTGGAACTGTTCTGAGTCCAGTTGGAATCACTGAATTGTTGTTAATGACATCTTTTTATTGAGtgtctggtgtcttttatctctctctatttcatcttctatcatctctccagactctgtcaggctggtgaatgggactagtctgtgctcaggcagactggaggtgaagactaacccctctaaccagtggtggtcctcagtgtgtgaagctgactttgaccagcaggatgcagaggtggtctgtagggagcttggctgtggggctccttcagtcctccagggggcgctctatggagacgtggaggcttcaatgtggaccaaagagttccagtgtggaggaactgagtctgctctcctggactgtagaagctcaggctcagacagaaacacctgctcacctggcaaagctgttggactcacctgctcaggtagaagaggagctgtagctctgatctggttcatttctgttctaatgaaactcactttattcttttactgacgactctcttgtttctgttcagagcctgtcaggttggtgggaggagacagtcgctgtgcaggaacactggaggtgaaacagggagactggagaccagtggGTAACTATTACTCTGACTGGACCCTGAAGGAAGCAGCAGCTGCCTGCAGAGActtggactgtggctctgctgtttctgtagaacGGAGAAAGGAGTCCTCAGtcagatctgtgtggaggatcaggtctgtctgtgttcagtctggatctgctctgagggagtgtgcaaCATCAGATTACTCTAACTCCATCCTgaatctcacctgctcaggtaagcccatcagtgacatcatctatgacatcatctatgacagcaatgtttccagtatgttccttcctccgtcacagtgacagtcggtggtttccattggactgaactgtaaagttatccaggacaatgacatcctaaagtgtagagaagtgtatggagagctgttttaacatttaatagctcagcttgactatcaagaattaacattagagatatctacaactacattctgactagtcgtaatcacattgtgactagtcagagttcttattccagatatctataacctcattgtgactagtccAAATGATAGTTAGAAATATCTGTAATgcagttctgactatcctaaataacagttacagatatctcaaacctcattatgaccagtcagaattaaattgtagatatctgtaatgagaaaccccatacacatgaatggtaaAAGTAGTTTTAATcgtactagtctaaatgtaattacagatatctagaattagagttatgactagtctaaatgtaaatacaaatatctataattagagttatgactagtctaaatgtaattacagatgtatagaattagagttatgactagtctaaacagcgttgcagatatctctgatGAATCTCCTGTCCagctattaaatgtttaaacagTTTGCCATAGAAGTGGGCTTGTTTCTGAAAGCTTCAAACTCTCCACAGACTGCTGAGCTTCACCTGACAggacacacctgtctgtctggaggcctttcccatttcaCAGTTCCTACATCCTccattcctttcctcgcctcctctcctcgcctcctctcctcacgtcttagtcccgcccaccagagatgtgagctgaggaggcgaggaagagacgcgaggagagaggagttgaggcaacaggcttttaacaaaatgagacctcctctcctcagagccgtcattttaaagccacatcaattaaatatgacatgtggcCTCTTTGATACgtcacaggtgtctctgttcacatttctatttcatcaacatgtgtgttattttaactaaaTTCTATATTCACCCACCAGCAGCTCATTTTATAtgaatgttccctttaaaccagaaggctggatttattctattacatcagggctgtgtattggaaagaatctggtgatatgatacgtatcatgatacaggggttaccattcagtatatcatgatatattgtcatttctttaaatttaattttatgaaaactgtcatagtataaagaacacaacatcatatgcataaaatctgagtaaaataagttactttttaatgcaattaacgtttatcacagtccctgtaacatccaacatcatagcactacgttggctaacacttcattttacagctccgcAACTTCCATGgtgattaggtgataattagcaagtaacctatttgatatttctttagaattactgctaaattaccccaatatttacctcaaaatctatctaagactactttattataaacattatttactaattatctGCTAAAATATCATGTAAAGGTTCAAATAGGGCCCTGAGGCTTGAGAAGAGGCTGTGTGCTGCTAGATAATCGATGGCAGGGACCGCTCTGAACTCCTCCAGTTGGAATCACTGAATTGTTGTTAATGACATCTTTTTATTGAGtgtctggtgtcttttatctctctctatttcatcttctatcatctctccagactctgtcaggctggtgaatggggctagtctgtgctcaggcagactggaggtgaagactaaccactctaaccagtggtggtcctcagtgtgtgaagctgactttgaccagcaggatgcagaggtggtctgtagggagcttggctgtggggctccttcagtcctccagggggcgctctatggagacgtggaggcttcaatgtggaccaaagagttccagtgtggaggaactgagtctgctctcctggactgtagaagctcaggctcagatagaaacacctgctcacctggcaaagctgttggactcacctgctcaggtagaagaggagctgcagctctgatctggttcatttctgttctaatgaaactcactttattcttttactgacgactctcttgtttctgttcagagcctgtcaggttggtgggaggagacagtcgctgtgcaggaacactggagctgaaacatcagggagactggagaccagCTGGTGACCGTTACTCTGACTGGACCCCTGTCTGGACCCTGAAGGAAGCAGCAGCTGCCTGCAGAGActtggactgtggctctgctgtttctgtagaacagagagaggagtccTCACGGAGATCTGTGTGGTGGATCATGTCTGAatgtgttcagtctggatctgctctgagggagtgtgcaaCATCAGGTTCCTCTGACTCCATCCTgaatctcacctgctcaggtaagcccatcagtgacatcatctatgacatcatctatgacagtaatgtttccagtatgttccttcctccgtcacagtgacagtcggtggtttccattggactgaactgtaaagttatccaggacaatgacatcctaaagtgtagagaagtgtatggagagctgttttaacatttaatagctcagcttgactatcaagaattaacattagagatcaaatcaaatcaaatcaatttatttttgtatagcgtcaaatcacaacagaagttatctcaagacgctttatatgtagagcaggtctatgaccgtacaccatagttttgagacccaacaggatccaccaagcgcactgtggccaggaaaaactccccgattactgggaagaaacctggagcagaaccgggcgcagggcgggcggccatctgccgagaccggctggggggacagatagatagagagagagagagagagagatagagagagagagagagagagagagagagagagagatatagaagcagccacaatagcagtctagcagctgtaataactaatacaagtagggctgataacacaaaaccaatagtggtggatggaaagagtgataatacaactatcggaaagccagcactgtccagcatctctcctcagtacgtccatgtgtgttggtgtgggacgtacctgcgatcgatgcccgtgcattggttcctgcagcatcagcatgcttgctgggagctcttgatgtctttggcagtgattgagaagtgttattctccaggctgccacattgtcattaggtgttggaaatccctcgttagcattggtagtccctcgtacaggcgtagttaattagggatggtagcagttggtgtcaagcaggcaccgacgcggcagcagatgcagccacaataccggagaccaccaagatccaggtgaaaccctgctccaagtgtacccatgctccaggtataacctcgctccaggtgtgaccccgctccaggtatgacctcactccaggtgtgaccccgctccacggttagctgcgagataaggaggcacaaggactcccgggaaggaatgaagttagtaacaacatggacatgggacatgagtatatacagaaggagaggggagctcagtgtgtcataggaagttccttatgacagtgtgtcataggaagtcccccggcagtctatgcctatagcagcttaagtataagcgttatcaaagaggaaagtctttagcctactcttaaatgtagagacggcgtctgcctcccggactgaaactgggagctggttccagagaagaggagcttgatagctgaaggctctggctcccattctacgtttggagactctaggaacctcaagtaaccctgcattctgtgagcgcagtgctctagtggggtagtagggtactatgagctctttaagatatgatggggcctgaccgtttagcgctttgtaggtgaggaggacgattttaaaatctattctggattttacaggcagccagtgcagagaagctaatacaggcgtaatatgatctctttttctagttctagtcagtacacgtgctgcagcattctggatcaactggagagtcttaagagacatTATTGGAGCAGCTGATAATagggaattgcagtaatcgagtctagaggtaacaatattgtagatatctacaactacattctgactagtcgtaatcacattgtgactagtcagagatcttattccagatatctataacctcCAAATGAGTCCAAATGATAGTTAAAATATAGTTTATAAGATAGTTAGAATTGGgatgtccttcaagatggagcgctgAGATCGATTTCTGGATCACAAGCCGGAgcatcgaggatcgaggagacGAGGTGGCACAAGATCAGGTCCACTTTGTTGAACGGAGGGTCAACAAAAATGAAACGTAAACGGCGGTGCATTGAACACTCTGTTGTGCTACGCTAATGCACTGCCTTTATAATACGGTGGGGTTCGTGCACGTCGCTGCTGATTGGGTAACACCTCTGACACACCCACCAGATGAGAGGAAACGCACCTCAAAGCCTGTTGTGCACCATTTCCAGGAAACACGCCGTTCAACCCGGAAACCGTAGCAAACCAGTGCACGCTGTTTTCAGACTGAACGTGCTCCGGCTCTCAGCCAATCATCTCTTTGTGTTTACagacctgctgcttcagcccAACATCTCTGGGTCCTCCTCCGTGGACCGAGTCTCCGAGGCCCAGCAGCAGGGGTTTCACGTGCTCAGGGGCTCCACCTTCACCATCAGCTGCTCCGTCCAGCCACAGTACCCAGGAGGCTCCTTCCATCtcaccttcacctcctccacctcagcACTCAACTACAcccagccagctgtcaatcactccgcccacttcctgtttcctgctgcagtgcCCGCCCACCAAGGAAGCTACAGATGTGTTTATCACGTCTATGTTTTTTCTCACGACTTCTTCTCTGAGAGCCGTCTGATCTCTCTCACCGTCGCAGGTAAGctgactgtttacatgcaggTTTGGAAAATGTGGAAATGATCAGCTGACAACAGAGAAGCTTTCATTCTCTAATCAACGATCGggcttattttaataattaaggaCTTTGATTATTTCATAAGAactttacttaattttgtatttattttttttttaagttatttttttgggggcattttccatttttattcagaggacagtggatagagtcttggaaaggggggagagagagtggatgcggaaagggccacaggcctgattcgaacccgggccgccgcggtcaggaccaagccttgatacatggacgcccgctctaccaactgagctaacccaggcgccccttaattttgtattttaatattttctttttccataagaattttatttaattttgtactTACGGAATTTTCTTATTTCATAAgattttgcatatttttgtaCTTAAGGAATTTACGTAATTTTGTGGTTATGAATTTTGCTCATCTTTTTTATAATTAAGGActttaattaatttgtaatgaaggattttttttatttcataagaattttacttaattttgtaattcaggatttttttttaatttcattataatttTCCTTATCTTTGTATTTAAGAAGTTTGATGAATTTTGTCGGAGCCTTCAGAGATCATAGCgattaaaacatgaataaaagttAGAAGTTTATTCTACGTGGAGATGACGTCACTTTAGGACGTCTGCTCACAACTgattacagagagagatgtagtactagtacttcatttaagtagtactagtagtacttcaTCAAAGTGCTTTAAGGGTTATGACATGTTCAGTCATAATAAGTCTgtgcatgttgttgtttgtggaaTGACACTGTGACTACTGTCATTGTGTTCCACATGTCATATAGTAACCACACTTGTACAAAGTGGATGAATGTCAACAGCAAACAGTCTGCTGGAGGACGGAGCATGTTTGGTTGTAAACATATAAAAGTCTCACTAAAGTCACGTCAGTTGTATTTCTACAGATTAATCTCAGAGGACTTTCTAATCTGTCCAACAAAGAACAGTCTCCGTCCTCAGAGCCTGGATTCACATAAAGAGGATTGAAGAAGTGCTTTTAGATTTCAGGTCACtacagtttgtgtttaatgggagctgttggactcatgatgtcatgtgatgtgatgtgatgactgTCCATGTGTTTGATCAGATCTAAGGCCTTTCATCATCAGAGCCATCGTCCTGCCGCTGATTCTGCTGTTGGCGAACATTGGCCTTTACTTCTACTATAAGGTACTGACACACGTCTGTTGTTCAGACCGCTGACTGACATGAAGCACTCAGTCTGTGTTTATTgaagtgaagagagaggagtgatgcAGGAAGTCACATCTGTGTGCTGTCATGTGTCTCCAGGGCAAGAGGGGGCAGAGGCCGAGCAGACGGGAGAAGGCTGAGCCGGATTATTATAACCTGGGTGTTCCTGCAGCTGAAGAGGAAGGAGCTCAGGGAGCAGAGTAGCACCTCCAAGGAGCTCATCTCACATCCagatggatttataacacacaacccagcagcagctcattttaGACGCATGTTCCCTTTAAACAAGAAGGCTGCTTCTATTCTATTACATCATATACTATATCTGTTTCACTCTCAACatgaaaaccaacaatgtgttagtctcttgtagcccattggttcctcctgaagatgtaaatctctaaaaacacctcacaaacaTAAAGTGTCATTGAAAACTAGACTTGAAAGCAGGAATACCGGAGTCCGACCCAGGCCGATCGGGAACAATGCTTTATATTAAATTAAGATAAATGTAGAACATTGATATATATCCTCTAAAGTCTGTATTACCAGTCAAATCTGAAGACAACTGAAGAATGACATCCTGAGATCAGAGTAAAAACATGTCACCGACTGTTGGATCTGTAGATCTGGAGCACATCCAGGGTTGGTGAAGCACATCTGCTGCCACGTTGACAATCTGTTGGTGTTTGTGACTCAACAATATCTATAATGAATGAATCAAAGTCATGTAGCCAGCAAACAAAGGAGAGTATTAAAAACCAGAGGCTGTTTTCACACCAGTTTCATCTGGTTAGTGACACATGAACTTTATGAGCTCACTTTAGCGCTCCCTTGTGGTTCACATGGCTCATTTATTGTTGTGAGCAGGATCACATTTAGCTTATAAAATAACCATAATAATACAAATGGGAGCAAAATATAAGAGTATTAACAGCTTATAGTGTGATGAAGGAATTTTAGTATTTCATTAGAATTTAGCTTAATTTTGTACATAAGGAAAATTTATAATTGaagattttacttttacttttttctaatgaaggattttgcttatttcataagaatttcacttaatattataattaaggattttgcaaattttcatgattaaattcttattttttaagaatgtCACTTAATGCTGTAATAAAGGATTCGATGATTTTcataattaagtaatttacttattttttatgaattttacttaattttgtaattaaggattttcttattacataagtattttacttaattttatttcagtagAATTTGGCTAATTTCTGTAAATAAGgagtttacttaattttgcacttaaagaatgtgcttaatttctatgaattttacttacttttacatttaaggaatttatttaatttttttactttgggAATTTTCTTGATGTTGTACTTAacaaatttacacaaatttATAATTGAGGATTTTACTGTTACTACTTTTTTCTAATGAAGGATTTTGCTAATTTCATGATTAagtacttattttttaagaatttcaCTTAATGCTGTAATCAAGGATTTGCAAATTTTCATAGTtaagtaatttacttatttttttaagaattttgcttaattgttttaattaaggAATTTTCTTATTACATAGGAATTTtccttaattttatttcagtagAATTTGGCAAATTTTTGTACATAAGgagtttacttaattttgcactaaaaaaatgtccttaatttctatgaattttactttttcatttaaGGAATTTATTGAATTTTGTACTTTGGGAATTTTCTTGATGTTGTACTTAacaaatttacacaaatttataattgaggattttactgttactatttttttctaatgaagGATTTTGCTAATTTCCTAAGAATTTCACTTAATATTATAATTAAGGATTTTGCAAATTTTCATGATTAagtacttattttttaagaatttcacttaatgctgtaataaaggatttgatgatttttataattaagt encodes:
- the LOC141774621 gene encoding CD5 antigen-like, with the translated sequence MDHLLLLLLLLLLLWSSGLQAEENHNSTESVRLVGGDSRCAGTLELKHQGDWRPVGNYYSDWTLKAAAAACRDLDCGSAVSVEQREESSQRSVWLIRSVCVQSGSALRECATSGYSNSILNLTCSGKPISDIISDIIYDSNVPIMTHTCSS
- the LOC141773534 gene encoding uncharacterized protein LOC141773534; this translates as MRGNAPQSLLCTISRKHAVQPGNRSKPVHAVFRLNVLRLSANHLFVFTDLLLQPNISGSSSVDRVSEAQQQGFHVLRGSTFTISCSVQPQYPGGSFHLTFTSSTSALNYTQPAVNHSAHFLFPAAVPAHQGSYRCVYHVYVFSHDFFSESRLISLTVADLRPFIIRAIVLPLILLLANIGLYFYYKGKRGQRPSRREKAEPDYYNLGVPAAEEEGAQGAE